GACTATGGGAGCGCAACCGGGGCTGTCACTCTGATCCCGCAAGCCGTGGAGTGGGGGACCACCCCAGACACTGTGAATCACTCACAAGCCGGCAATGTATTCATGTTGGGCGcaggtggtgtggttggtaTGTACCTATCGACTTTCTCAGCAATTTGAACACAAGAAAACTTGTCTGACCCCGAAGCAGTCGTGATTCTTTCGGCCTACTTTGGCCGTCTCCCTGTCGTCTTTTggttcctcctcatctccgtCGCAACAGCAGCTTGGTGTGCCGAACCAGATACGTTCGAATCATTCATGGCGGCCCGTATTCTCAACGGCTTCTTCTCGACAGTCAGCCAGGCAGGGGGGTTAATGTTTATCAAAGACATGTTTTTCTTTCATGAAcaggcgaggaagatcaACATTTGGGCGTGAGCTTTTCTGTTCATGGATGGATTCTGTCCAGACTTGTTGACAAGTTTTTGCAAACAGATCATTTATTGTCATGTCCCCCTACGTCGGTCCTCTCTTTGCCGCCTTCATGACAGAAACACTACACTGGTCAGTGCCATTTTGGGTGTACTTTGGCATGAATGTGCTGGGAATGGCACTGGTCGTTGCATTTTTGGAAGAGACATACTATGACAGGACCATACCATCGGACCAACAGCCTGCTCGAGGCAACCGTTTTGCCAGACTGATCGGCACCGCCCAATGGAAGTCTCGACATCTCCGCAACACCTTTGGCCAAGCTTGTTGGAGAACCGTCAGTGTGCTTCTCAAGCCAATCGTAGCTCTCTCGTGCGTTTTTTACGCCTTGGTATGTTTGTTTTAATTCTGTTTCGTGTCAGCAACTGGCCTCAAATGAGCTGACACGATCGTAGACGTTTGCATGGGCGGTGGGCATCAACACCACGCTGGCCATATTTGTCACCCCACTGTACGGCTTCGGACCAAAACAAGTGGGATTCTTCTATTTCACCCCGGTGGTTGCTGTGGCACTGGGGGAGGCAACAGGCCACTGGCTGCATGACGCTCTCGCCAAGCAGTACATCCGCTCTCACAAGGGACATTTCGAGCCCGAGGTGCGCCTGCGAGCCGTACTTCTGGCAATGCCGGTTGTCATTGTCGGCCTAGTTCTCATCGGGCAGTGCTTTGAGAACCAGTGGTACTTCATGGCCACCAGCGTCTGCTGGGGCCTTTATGTTTTCGGCATGATGATCACCACAGTAGCACTGAGTAGTTACTGCCTTGATAGCTACCCGGAGGCATCTGGCGAGGTTTCGGCGTGGCTCAACATGGCCCGGACTGTCGGAGGGTTTATCGTCAGCTATTTTCAGGTCAGATGGGCCGAAGCGCAGGGAACGAAGCAGAGCTTCGGGATCCAGGCTGGCATCTGCGGCGGTGCTATTTTGTTCATTGTCGCTTTGATAGTGTGGGGGAAGAGGCTGAGAATTTGGGCGGGACCACTAAACTTTGCAACGACGTAAtgtcagggttagggtatgTAGCTTGACATGACGTCTTTGCACCACCTGTCCCCCCAACCAGTCCTGGTGCCAGATTCACTCGGCCACAAAAGCACCTAATAAACTTTTTATCCGCGCAGCCATAAATACCTTAATATCGTCCACCTTCTTTGCCCTTttcccaaaacaccaaacacaGTCAAAATGCCCAGAGTCGCAGACCGAAAATCCTGGCGAAAGccagcagctcctccagTGGAAGCTCCCCAAACCCCGCCAGAAGCAGCGCCAAGATCCCACTATCACACCTCGcaacaccacggccaccatCACGACCCCGACCCAGCACTCGATGTGGAACTCGTTGATCACACCGAGAGGCTGCCACTTCGCTCGAAGCGCACTCGTCGTCTAGAGGAGAAGCTTGCCAGAAAAAAACGGACCGCGACCACCCCACTATGCTTGGAGGATATGCCGTTTGAGATCCTCGACGCCATCCTTTTGTGCTGTCAACCTCGCGATCTTTTCGCCATGTCACGTGTCTCAAAGGGCTACCGAGATTTCATCAAACAAGAAGGATCCCGAATCGCCAAATCCATCATCGAGCGGCGATATCCCTGTTTGGCAGCTTGTTTTCTTCGGCCTGTCCTTTTGGAAAACATTCAAGACTTGGGAGTCCGCAGGCACATGGGACATCCGAAAGTGACGAGCAGAGTCAAAGGTCACATGTTTCACCACATACCCACAATCCGAGGCGAGCTTGTCTGCAGCTGTCCGACATGCTATCATCGTTGGAACGCTCTTGGGCTGCTGGTCGACT
This window of the Podospora pseudoanserina strain CBS 124.78 chromosome 3, whole genome shotgun sequence genome carries:
- a CDS encoding hypothetical protein (COG:G; COG:M; EggNog:ENOG50KOG0255); translation: MPRVADRKSWRKPAAPPVEAPQTPPEAAPRSHYHTSQHHGHHHDPDPALDVELVDHTERLPLRSKRTRRLEEKLARKKRTATTPLCLEDMPFEILDAILLCCQPRDLFAMSRVSKGYRDFIKQEGSRIAKSIIERRYPCLAACFLRPVLLENIQDLGVRRHMGHPKVTSRVKGHMFHHIPTIRGELVCSCPTCYHRWNALGLLVDFAHWQDFLDKGEAIPRIAFGRRPMWNKVLLNRNMQVVLKGIRDPLWYARILEKHLESTTRAIRRQVLNKSNKRQHYRLTDQDLQEGTDHFLEAEGPPTIDYPFHRDSYYMLEAYLPNRSWIDGKWLYLPASLHERDVAGLINSLFPVPGEEEAEG
- a CDS encoding hypothetical protein (COG:G; COG:M; EggNog:ENOG50KOG0255), with product MTDKPTPSTVVEPQQGTKDSNEKRDRKGRIHEFQETEGYIIDIAEDDSAPTGLKLAKDGHTVLIPQPSDDKHDPLNWTWNKKHLMLFIVSWVSFLPDYGSATGAVTLIPQAVEWGTTPDTVNHSQAGNVFMLGAGGVVVVILSAYFGRLPVVFWFLLISVATAAWCAEPDTFESFMAARILNGFFSTVSQAGGLMFIKDMFFFHEQARKINIWASFIVMSPYVGPLFAAFMTETLHWSVPFWVYFGMNVLGMALVVAFLEETYYDRTIPSDQQPARGNRFARLIGTAQWKSRHLRNTFGQACWRTVSVLLKPIVALSCVFYALTFAWAVGINTTLAIFVTPLYGFGPKQVGFFYFTPVVAVALGEATGHWLHDALAKQYIRSHKGHFEPEVRLRAVLLAMPVVIVGLVLIGQCFENQWYFMATSVCWGLYVFGMMITTVALSSYCLDSYPEASGEVSAWLNMARTVGGFIVSYFQVRWAEAQGTKQSFGIQAGICGGAILFIVALIVWGKRLRIWAGPLNFATT